The Dasypus novemcinctus isolate mDasNov1 chromosome 12, mDasNov1.1.hap2, whole genome shotgun sequence genome includes a window with the following:
- the CELA1 gene encoding LOW QUALITY PROTEIN: chymotrypsin-like elastase family member 1 (The sequence of the model RefSeq protein was modified relative to this genomic sequence to represent the inferred CDS: inserted 1 base in 1 codon) produces MVSPAHNMLCLLVLATLVLYGHCAQDFPETNARVVGGTEARRNSWPSQISLQYLSGGYWYHTCGGTLIRQNWVMTAAHCVDRQMTFRVVVGDHNLSQNDGTEQYVNVQRIVVHPSWNSNNVAAGYDIALLRLAXSVTLNSYVQLGVLPREGTILANNSPCYITGWGRTKTNGEIAQTLQEAYLPSVDYATCSSPSYWGSTVKNTMVCAGGDGIRSGCQGDSGGPLHCLASGQYVVHGVTSFVSSLGCNVSRKPTVFTRVSAYISWMNNVIATN; encoded by the exons ATGGTCTCCCCTGCTCACAACATGCTGTGCCTCCTGGTGCTTGCCACCCTGGTCCTTTATG GACACTGTGCCCAGGACTTTCCCGAAACCAACGCCCGGGTCGTGGGAGGGACTGAGGCCCGGAGGAATTCCTGGCCCTCTCAG ATCTCCCTCCAGTACCTGTCGGGAGGTTACTGGTATCACACCTGTGGAGGGACCCTCATCAGACAGAACTGGGTGATGACAGCTGCTCACTGTGTGGACAG ACAAATGACTTTTCGCGTGGTGGTTGGAGACCACAACTTGAGCCAGAACGACGGCACCGAGCAGTACGTGAACGTGCAGAGGATCGTCGTGCATCCATCCTGGAACAGCAATAACGTGGCTGCCGG CTATGACATCGCCCTGCTGCGCCTGG AGAGCGTGACCCTCAACAGCTATGTCCAGCTGGGCGTTCTGCCCCGGGAGGGAACCATCCTGGCTAACAACAGCCCCTGCTACATCACAGGCTGGGGCAGGACTAAGA CCAATGGGGAGATCGCCCAGACCCTGCAGGAGGCCTACCTGCCCTCCGTGGACTATGCCACCTGCTCCAGCCCCTCCTACTGGGGCTCCACCGTAAAGAACACCATGGTGTGCGCTGGCGGAGACGGGATTCGCTCTGGATGCCAG GGCGATTCCGGGGGCCCTCTCCATTGCTTGGCGAGCGGCCAGTATGTTGTCCATGGCGTGACCAGCTTTGTGTCCAGTCTGGGCTGTAATGTCTCCAGGAAGCCTACGGTCTTCACCCGAGTCTCTGCTTACATCTCCTGGATGAATAAT GTCATTGCCACCAACTGA